A region from the Myripristis murdjan chromosome 23, fMyrMur1.1, whole genome shotgun sequence genome encodes:
- the LOC115355320 gene encoding angiopoietin-related protein 5-like isoform X1, giving the protein MKSVIEFCGLVLTCLLSLSEPTQTQQKAVSPQGTDCTQIKALTPNATSGVYLIQPAGLKARFRVYCEMLPDGGWTVFQRRTGGAVSFSRKWAAYENGFGNVASDHWLGLKKVFCLTKKKNKNWIMRVDLWDFEGGSVHAQYNDFRLGSKTEEFKLNVGGYSGDAGDAIRGAYPGIDQNGYGFSTIDRDNDGCSPCIFGDIAENDCAFSEGGGWWFSRCGSANLNGDWHPAGDNIGWASGVHWLTWKGPAPYSAKASRMMIKSV; this is encoded by the exons ATGAAGAGTGTGATTGAGTTTTGCGGACTGGTCCTCACTTGTCTCCTGAGCCTCTCAGAGCCGACTCAGACTCAG CAGAAAGCAGTTTCTCCTCAAG gGACAGACTGCACACAGATTAAGGCTCTCACACCAAATGCAACCAGCGGGGTTTATCTCATCCAGCCTGCGGGACTGAAAGCTCGTTTCAGG GTTTACTGTGAGATGCTGCCGGACGGAGGCTGGACGGTGTTTCAGAGGCGAACGGGAGGTGCAGTTTCCTTCAGCCGGAAATGGGCGGCGTATGAAAATGGCTTTGGAAACGTGGCGA gtgacCACTGGCTCGGTCTGAAGAAGGTTTTCTGTCtcacaaagaagaagaacaagaactgGATCATGAGAGTCGACCTGTGGGACTTTGAGGGCGGCTCCGTTCATGCGCAGTACAACGACTTCAGACTGGGCAGCAAGACAGAGGAGTTCAAGCTGAATGTTGGAGGATACAGCGGAGATGCAG GTGATGCAATCCGTGGTGCATACCCAGGCATCGACCAGAACGGCTACGGCTTCAGCACCATCGACCGCGACAACGACGGCTGCTCGCCCTGTATCTTCGGTGACATTGCTGAGAATGACTGCGCCTTTAGCGAGGGAGGCGGCTGGTGGTTCAGTCGCTGTGGCTCTGCCAATCTGAATGGCGACTGGCACCCTGCTGGAGACAACATCGGCTGGGCATCGGGTGTGCACTGGCTCACCTGGAAGGGTCCTGCCCCATATTCTGCCAAGGCCAGCCGGATGATGATCAAATCTGTGTGA
- the LOC115355320 gene encoding angiopoietin-related protein 5-like isoform X2: protein MKSVIEFCGLVLTCLLSLSEPTQTQKAVSPQGTDCTQIKALTPNATSGVYLIQPAGLKARFRVYCEMLPDGGWTVFQRRTGGAVSFSRKWAAYENGFGNVASDHWLGLKKVFCLTKKKNKNWIMRVDLWDFEGGSVHAQYNDFRLGSKTEEFKLNVGGYSGDAGDAIRGAYPGIDQNGYGFSTIDRDNDGCSPCIFGDIAENDCAFSEGGGWWFSRCGSANLNGDWHPAGDNIGWASGVHWLTWKGPAPYSAKASRMMIKSV, encoded by the exons ATGAAGAGTGTGATTGAGTTTTGCGGACTGGTCCTCACTTGTCTCCTGAGCCTCTCAGAGCCGACTCAGACTCAG AAAGCAGTTTCTCCTCAAG gGACAGACTGCACACAGATTAAGGCTCTCACACCAAATGCAACCAGCGGGGTTTATCTCATCCAGCCTGCGGGACTGAAAGCTCGTTTCAGG GTTTACTGTGAGATGCTGCCGGACGGAGGCTGGACGGTGTTTCAGAGGCGAACGGGAGGTGCAGTTTCCTTCAGCCGGAAATGGGCGGCGTATGAAAATGGCTTTGGAAACGTGGCGA gtgacCACTGGCTCGGTCTGAAGAAGGTTTTCTGTCtcacaaagaagaagaacaagaactgGATCATGAGAGTCGACCTGTGGGACTTTGAGGGCGGCTCCGTTCATGCGCAGTACAACGACTTCAGACTGGGCAGCAAGACAGAGGAGTTCAAGCTGAATGTTGGAGGATACAGCGGAGATGCAG GTGATGCAATCCGTGGTGCATACCCAGGCATCGACCAGAACGGCTACGGCTTCAGCACCATCGACCGCGACAACGACGGCTGCTCGCCCTGTATCTTCGGTGACATTGCTGAGAATGACTGCGCCTTTAGCGAGGGAGGCGGCTGGTGGTTCAGTCGCTGTGGCTCTGCCAATCTGAATGGCGACTGGCACCCTGCTGGAGACAACATCGGCTGGGCATCGGGTGTGCACTGGCTCACCTGGAAGGGTCCTGCCCCATATTCTGCCAAGGCCAGCCGGATGATGATCAAATCTGTGTGA
- the LOC115355136 gene encoding NXPE family member 3-like produces MEIRAGKWRKVSLFCPKYTAVFLFLVVFAVYFLQRNINLLETPAVANVTAVHQLFQNKTTPTTPVPNRQHINCSHHQLLPEERRLLDSIAWPETPRLPVPISLKTTSDPAHSTFTILPVRAGGQWHVGDELEALIQIRDFQGRPKHFGGDLVIARLHDRTLGAGVAGRVVDHLNGSYTAVFPLLWEGRAQVEVTLVHPSEAISVLHRLTMEQPNRLSYFSLFRSGSVSETVACNECLPPTQPLCNYTDLHTGEPWFCYKPKNLSCDTRITHFRGSPKHNLMAKEETLFRSGVNMKVSIRASGCNNITVLPKEKGQPEVKSSTVKPEPAGYYYQGAWRALGGATVHQFNNPSAISQCLTDKVVHMYGDSTIRQWFEYLNSVLPDLKEFNLHSAKRTGPFMSVDMARNILVKYRPHAPPLSWTVIPANELHYVANELDGIVGGSRTVVVLSVWAHFGSYPIEVYLRRLLSIRRAVLRLLDRAPDTLVVIRTANLRALTLGIALTNSDWYTLQQDRALRAVFKGLNVHLVDAWDMVLAHHLPHEIHPRPPIIKNMIDVLLSYICPQEKA; encoded by the exons ATGGAGATTAGAGCTGGCAAATGGAGGAAAGTCAGTTTATTCTGCCCCAAGTACACTGccgtcttcctcttcctggtCGTGTTCGCCGTGTACTTCCTGCAACGTAACATAAACTTGCTGGAG ACTCCAGCAGTGGCCAATGTAACGGCTGTTCATCAGTTG tttcagaataAAACCACCCCCACCACTCCTGTCCCAAACCGCCAACACATCAACTGCAGCCACCACCAGCTGTTGCCTGAGGAACGCCGCCTGCTGGACTCCATTGCTTGGCCTGAAACCCCTCGCCTCCCTGTGCCCATATCCCTGAAGacgacctctgaccccgcccACAGCACCTTCACAATCCTGCCGGTGAGGGCAGGAGGTCAGTGGCATGTAGGCGATGAGCTGGAGGCTCTGATCCAAATTCGTGACTTTCAGGGTCGTCCAAAACACTTCGGGGGAGATCTTGTGATTGCTCGCCTGCATGACCGGACCCTCGGTGCAGGTGTGGCCGGGCGAGTGGTGGACCACCTGAACGGCTCCTACACCGCTGTGTTTCCATTACTCTGGGAGGGACGAGCACAAGTTGAG GTGACGCTGGTTCACCCCAGTGAGGCCATCTCGGTGCTGCACAGGCTGACCATGGAACAGCCAAACCGGCTCTCCTACTTCAGCCTCTTCCGGTCTGGCTCTGTTTCTGAAACTGTGGCTTGTAACGAGTGCCTGCCTCCAACCCAGCCACTGTGCAATTACACCGACCTCCACACGGGGGAGCCGTGGTTCTGCTACAAGCCAAAGAATCTGAGCTGTGATACCAGGATCACCCACTTTAGAGGAAGTCCTAAGCACAATCTCATGGCCAAGGAGGAGACACTCTTTCGAAG TGGGGTCAACATGAAGGTCTCCATCCGAGCTTCAGGGTGCAACAACATCACTGTGCTGCCAAAGGAGAAAG gACAACCAGAGGTGAAGAGCAGCACCGTGAAGCCTGAGCCTGCTGGATATTACTACCAGGGTGCATGGCGAGCACTAGGGGGCGCCACAGTTCATCAGTTCAACAACCCCTCTGCCATCAGTCAGTGTCTGACAGACAAGGTGGTGCACATGTATGGCGACTCCACCATCAGACAGTGGTTTGAATACCTCAACAGTGTGTTGCCAG ACCTCAAAGAGTTTAATCTGCACAGCGCAAAGAGAACCGGACCCTTCATGTCTGTGGACATGGCACGAAACATCCTGGTGAAGTATCGCCCCCACGCCCCTCCACTCAGCTGGACGGTCATCCCAGCCAATGAGCTGCACTACGTCGCCAACGAGCTGGACGGCATAGTTGGAGGCTCCAGAACTGTCGTGGTTCTCAGCGTCTGGGCTCACTTTGGCTCTTATCCCATCGAGGTGTACCTACGAAGACTGCTGAGCATCCGCAGGGCGGTGCTGCGGCTGCTGGACAGAGCTCCTGACACGCTGGTGGTCATCCGGACCGCAAACCTCAGGGCCTTGACACTTGGCATTGCGCTGACCAACAGCGACTGGTACACGCTGCAGCAGGACAGGGCGCTCCGGGCCGTGTTCAAAGGGCTGAACGTTCACCTGGTGGATGCCTGGGATATGGTCCTGGCCCACCACCTGCCCCATGAAATTCACCCACGACCCCCCATTATCAAGAACATGATAGACGTCCTCTTGTCCTACATATGCCCTCAAGAAAAAGCTTAG